The nucleotide sequence GACGATCCCCGCGCCCGAGGCCCGGGCGGAGCGCGCCGCCCGCAGGCTCAGCTCGTTCGCGCCGCTGCCGCTGATCACCAGCACCACGTCCTCCGCGCCCAGCCGGCTTACGGCGATCTGCTGGCCGATGGGGTCGGCGACGTGCTCGGCCGGTCGTCCGACGGCGGTGAGGCGCATGGAGAGGTCGAGGGCGAGCGGCGAGGACAGGCCGCTCGCGACGATCACGAGCCGGCGGGCGCCGACGACGCGCGTGACGGCGTCCTCCACCTCCGCCTCCGTGAGCACGCTCGCGACCCGCGGCAGGGCTGCGGCGAGCGCGTCGAGGTCGGAGCGGATCCGGCCGAGGGCGCCGGGCCCGTGCGCGTCGTCCCCCGCGGCCGTCGACGCACGGGCCGAGCTGCGGGCCAGCTCGCGGGTGAGCGCGACGCGCAGCTGCGGGTATCCGCGGTAGCCGAGGCTCTGACAGGAGCGCACGACGGTGGACCGGGCGACGCCCGCGCGGTCGGCGAGCTCCTGCGCGGTGATCTCCACGACGCCCTCGGTGTCGTCGAGGATGAGCTGCACGACCCGGCGCTCGCTCGGCTGCAGGGCGTTGACCACGGTCGCGATGCGCGTGGTGGGCCCGACGTCGTCACTCCACTGCACGGACCCTGGCTCCCTCGGTGATCCGGCGGCGGATCGCTCCGGAGATCGCGTCGATCGACATGGTGACCGCGACCACCACGATGAGGAGCACGCCGACGGTGGGCCACTCCCGGTACTGAGTGTAGGAGGTGAGCATGTCGCCGATCCCGCCGACGCCGATGAGGCCGAGCACGGCCGACGCGCGCACGTTGATCTCGAACCGGTACAGCCAGAAGGAGAGGAACTCGCCGCTCGCCTGCGGCCAGACGCCCCAGCGGATGAGCGACCAGGCCCCGCCGCCGGCCGCGCGCACGGCCTCCAGCGGGCCGCCGTCCACGCCCTCCACCGACTCGTAGCCCCACTTGCCGAGCGTGCCGACGCTCGAGACGGCGAGCGCGAGCGCGCCCGTGAGCGGGGTGAGCCCGGTGACGGACAGGATGATGATCGCGGTGATGATCTCCGGCACCGCGCGGATGGCGGAGAAGAGGATCCGCAGGGGCCAGCGCACGGCCGCGGGCGCGAAGCCGCGGGCCGCGACGAACGCGAGCGGCACCGAGACGACGATGCCGATGACGGTGCCCACCCAGGCCATCAGCACCGAGATCCACGTCTGCGCCAGCGCCTCGGGCAGCTTCGACCAGTCGGGGCTGGAGAACATGAGCCAGAGGTAGCGGACGACCTCGGCGGGCAGGTCGGCCAGGCGGTCCCACGCGATGTCGGCCGACCAGCAGGCGACCAGGACGACGACGGTGACGCCGGCCGCGGCGATCGCGCGCCCGGGACGGCGGGGGCGGACGGGCACGGCGAGGCTCATGCGATCCTCTTCCTGATCTCGTTCGAGACGAGGTCGATGACGATGACGATCACGAGGATCTCGAGCACGATCAGCGCGAGCTGGTCGTAGCGGTAGAAGGTGCGCACGGCGTCGATGAGGAGGCCGATGCCGCCCGCGCCGACGAGGCCGAGCACGGTGGACGCGCGCACGTTGAGCTCCAGCACGTAGAGCGTCTGGCCGACGAAGCCGGGGAGCACGTCCGGGAGCGCCACGGCGCGGTCGACCTGCATGCGCGTGCCGCCCGCCGCGCGACCCGCCTCGAGCGGCCCGGCGTCGTTCGACTCGATGGCCTCCGAGACGAGCTTGACGATGATGCCGACGTTGAACAGGACGAGCGCGATGATGCCGGGCAGCGCGCCGACGCCCACCATGGCGACGAGCAGCGACGCGTAGAGCAGCTCGGGCACGGCGCGCACCACGTTGAGGAGCGCCCGGAGGATCCCGCGGCTGATCGGGTGCGGGTTCGTGAGCCGCGCGGCCCAGAGGCTGAGCGGCAGCGCGACCGCGGCACCCGCGACC is from Clavibacter sp. A6099 and encodes:
- a CDS encoding MurR/RpiR family transcriptional regulator, which encodes MQWSDDVGPTTRIATVVNALQPSERRVVQLILDDTEGVVEITAQELADRAGVARSTVVRSCQSLGYRGYPQLRVALTRELARSSARASTAAGDDAHGPGALGRIRSDLDALAAALPRVASVLTEAEVEDAVTRVVGARRLVIVASGLSSPLALDLSMRLTAVGRPAEHVADPIGQQIAVSRLGAEDVVLVISGSGANELSLRAARSARASGAGIVVVTSFATSPIGALADVALVVAPAKAGFRHEVEHTSRIPHVIVLESLVEIVADRLGEAAVDTRAGVLAILSDALSD
- the phnE gene encoding phosphonate ABC transporter, permease protein PhnE, encoding MSLAVPVRPRRPGRAIAAAGVTVVVLVACWSADIAWDRLADLPAEVVRYLWLMFSSPDWSKLPEALAQTWISVLMAWVGTVIGIVVSVPLAFVAARGFAPAAVRWPLRILFSAIRAVPEIITAIIILSVTGLTPLTGALALAVSSVGTLGKWGYESVEGVDGGPLEAVRAAGGGAWSLIRWGVWPQASGEFLSFWLYRFEINVRASAVLGLIGVGGIGDMLTSYTQYREWPTVGVLLIVVVAVTMSIDAISGAIRRRITEGARVRAVE
- the phnE gene encoding phosphonate ABC transporter, permease protein PhnE, whose translation is MSVRELPPRPAGRWKPWLALAVVLAITAIAMSPQLGVAFGFDAIARNWRNGADKLVRLVQPDWAFFPRTVAPMLETLAMAVVATVAGAAVALPLSLWAARLTNPHPISRGILRALLNVVRAVPELLYASLLVAMVGVGALPGIIALVLFNVGIIVKLVSEAIESNDAGPLEAGRAAGGTRMQVDRAVALPDVLPGFVGQTLYVLELNVRASTVLGLVGAGGIGLLIDAVRTFYRYDQLALIVLEILVIVIVIDLVSNEIRKRIA